The Chlamydiales bacterium STE3 genome includes a region encoding these proteins:
- a CDS encoding Citrate synthase 4, mitochondrial (Product derived from UniProtKB/Swiss-Prot:P20115;Gene name derived from UniProtKB/Swiss-Prot:P20115;EC number derived from UniProtKB/Swiss-Prot:P20115), producing MSELIFEITKDNLETGMRGYPVGYCTTSTVDPTKGLFYSGKSVKDLAFEEPEKVIYLLYFGKEGSKEELEQFKSDLQKRAHCSEEMLQHLCSLPRIGHPMKLFTTALLIAGMYESCGNYREDCLNLIAKIPQITATVINYHAGWGKGNSSRPELGYMENFTQMLAVPHVNQQELNQVFQLFNILHYDHGGGNLSTFVGKAIASGLEDMYGSIAGAMCALAGPRHGKANQECLEFNQKILAQVGEDASLQDVEKLLRSFLDSNQLIFGFGHAVLRVEDPRATVLFEVAEKKYHDHPLVKIASLLRRAGPEVLKENPKISDPYPNVDSISGTLLSAAGFDYPEYFTLLFGMSRVVGIAIQIVYERVVAREGKGTPIIRPKYIFKPGNS from the coding sequence ATGTCAGAATTAATTTTTGAGATTACAAAAGATAATTTGGAGACTGGAATGAGAGGGTACCCTGTTGGGTATTGCACAACTTCTACAGTTGATCCCACAAAGGGATTGTTCTATTCAGGTAAATCTGTAAAAGATTTGGCTTTTGAAGAACCCGAAAAAGTCATTTACCTGCTTTATTTTGGCAAGGAGGGCTCAAAAGAAGAATTAGAGCAGTTTAAAAGCGATTTGCAAAAAAGGGCACATTGCTCAGAAGAAATGTTACAGCATCTATGCTCATTACCTCGAATTGGACATCCGATGAAGCTATTTACTACAGCACTTCTTATAGCAGGGATGTATGAAAGCTGTGGTAATTACAGAGAAGACTGCTTAAATCTTATTGCGAAAATACCGCAAATTACCGCAACAGTGATTAATTACCATGCGGGATGGGGTAAAGGTAATTCCTCGAGACCCGAATTAGGGTATATGGAAAACTTTACACAAATGTTGGCTGTTCCGCATGTTAACCAGCAAGAGTTAAATCAAGTCTTTCAACTTTTTAATATTTTGCATTATGATCATGGTGGTGGTAATCTTTCTACTTTTGTAGGGAAAGCTATTGCATCAGGCTTAGAGGATATGTATGGATCCATTGCAGGTGCAATGTGTGCTTTAGCGGGTCCAAGGCATGGCAAAGCAAATCAAGAATGTTTGGAGTTTAACCAAAAGATTCTTGCTCAAGTCGGTGAAGATGCTTCCTTGCAGGATGTTGAAAAATTATTAAGGAGTTTTTTAGATAGCAATCAATTGATTTTTGGCTTTGGCCATGCAGTACTTCGCGTCGAAGATCCAAGAGCAACTGTGCTTTTTGAAGTGGCTGAAAAAAAATATCATGATCATCCGCTTGTAAAAATTGCAAGCTTACTCAGAAGGGCAGGGCCAGAAGTATTAAAGGAAAATCCCAAAATATCAGATCCCTACCCAAATGTTGATTCTATCTCTGGAACTTTGTTATCGGCAGCAGGCTTTGATTACCCTGAGTACTTTACATTGCTCTTCGGCATGTCAAGAGTAGTAGGGATTGCGATACAGATCGTTTATGAAAGAGTCGTTGCTAGAGAGGGAAAAGGCACGCCGATTATTCGGCCAAAATACATTTTTAAACCTGGAAATTCATGA
- a CDS encoding Uncharacterized protein (Product derived from UniProtKB/Trembl:F8KZP8) produces MNLSNIQFIFNRAFAKSFSFKKNLLTFAVLALFGVFIVFCQGLRLNANNNWIATSLVFLPIFLCSGVLLATGIILIRLYHDEVKNKEISYSGLIGKSWEIVLGASYFSIPIILIYLLLWMLLGIFILLEEIPGIGGFFSAILSFAPFLLNLATLVLCVLVIGLLFFVTPIVALKGLSRSNVTNSLIKRMKGDVFANVFLFVIGIAPLVAAFFLLFSAAYLTKHFCEPCGHPVQVTLQLFFIMIPFAAILSPSVVFFFNFAVESHVLINGKMAKDANATD; encoded by the coding sequence ATGAACTTGTCCAATATTCAGTTTATTTTTAACCGCGCTTTTGCAAAATCTTTTTCATTTAAAAAAAACCTACTTACATTTGCGGTTCTTGCTCTTTTTGGGGTTTTTATTGTCTTCTGTCAGGGACTGCGATTAAATGCCAATAATAATTGGATTGCAACAAGCCTTGTTTTTTTGCCTATTTTTCTTTGTTCCGGAGTTCTCTTGGCAACAGGGATTATTCTCATTCGCCTCTACCATGATGAGGTAAAAAATAAGGAAATTTCTTATAGCGGACTTATAGGAAAGTCTTGGGAGATTGTCCTAGGAGCTTCTTATTTTTCTATTCCGATCATTTTAATCTATCTTTTGCTTTGGATGCTTCTTGGAATTTTTATTTTGCTAGAAGAAATACCCGGAATTGGGGGATTTTTCTCTGCAATTCTTTCTTTTGCACCATTCTTGTTGAATTTAGCCACTCTTGTTTTATGTGTGCTCGTTATTGGTTTACTTTTTTTTGTCACTCCAATTGTAGCTTTAAAAGGCTTAAGTCGCTCTAACGTGACAAATTCCTTGATTAAAAGAATGAAAGGAGATGTTTTTGCCAATGTGTTTCTTTTTGTGATTGGCATCGCACCGCTAGTTGCAGCTTTTTTTCTGCTTTTTTCCGCGGCCTATCTGACAAAGCATTTTTGTGAACCTTGTGGACATCCTGTACAAGTAACGCTACAGCTTTTCTTTATTATGATCCCATTTGCTGCTATTCTATCTCCTTCAGTGGTCTTTTTTTTCAATTTTGCTGTTGAATCACATGTGTTGATTAATGGGAAAATGGCAAAAGACGCCAATGCAACGGATTGA
- a CDS encoding Protease HtpX-like protein (Product derived from UniProtKB/Swiss-Prot:Q93D93;Gene name derived from UniProtKB/Swiss-Prot:Q93D93;EC number derived from UniProtKB/Swiss-Prot:Q93D93): MAMDFWKAQQKAKSRTAFYLTAFFVMTFSIAFSVEWILQNFFTDDYSSSFPWFALAFCTITFTYAFYNYRMYQQQGGGYVAKSLGARLIQRSNKNVKETTFYNICEEMSVAAALPLPEIYVLDATEINAFAAGLTPHKAAVTVTSGALNLLTRDELQGVIAHEFGHIYNGDMKINLKLAAMVAGFFVVLYCGIRLMRFSSFRSKRDKGWSRTIIATALLIAGSVTWLGGSILRSLVSREREYLADATGVQFTRNPEGLIKALKKISSQDKTDMPAIGQPYAHLYFNNRSLWSNLFATHPSIEKRIAALEGRKYLPKDEVV, translated from the coding sequence ATGGCAATGGATTTTTGGAAAGCACAACAAAAAGCAAAATCGAGAACAGCATTCTACCTGACAGCATTTTTTGTGATGACCTTTTCTATTGCTTTCAGTGTGGAATGGATTTTACAAAATTTTTTTACCGACGACTATTCTAGTTCATTTCCTTGGTTTGCATTGGCTTTTTGTACTATTACTTTCACCTATGCTTTCTACAATTACAGGATGTATCAGCAACAAGGAGGCGGTTATGTCGCCAAAAGTCTTGGGGCACGATTGATCCAAAGAAGCAATAAGAATGTAAAAGAAACAACCTTTTACAATATTTGTGAAGAAATGTCCGTTGCCGCAGCTCTTCCTTTGCCTGAGATTTATGTCTTAGATGCGACAGAAATTAATGCTTTCGCTGCCGGCCTTACCCCTCATAAAGCCGCTGTAACAGTAACTTCTGGAGCTCTCAATCTACTAACCCGCGATGAACTCCAAGGAGTTATCGCTCACGAATTTGGACATATTTATAATGGCGATATGAAGATCAACTTAAAATTGGCCGCGATGGTAGCCGGTTTTTTTGTCGTTCTCTATTGTGGTATAAGATTAATGCGGTTTTCGAGCTTTCGATCGAAAAGGGATAAAGGCTGGTCTAGGACCATTATCGCTACCGCTCTCCTCATTGCTGGATCCGTTACATGGCTAGGAGGATCTATTTTAAGAAGCTTAGTCAGCAGAGAAAGGGAGTATCTGGCCGATGCAACAGGCGTTCAATTTACGCGCAATCCCGAGGGACTAATTAAGGCATTAAAAAAAATTTCTAGCCAAGATAAAACTGATATGCCTGCTATCGGACAGCCCTATGCACATCTTTATTTTAACAACCGCTCTCTATGGAGCAATCTTTTTGCTACACACCCCAGCATTGAAAAAAGAATTGCAGCTTTAGAAGGAAGAAAATATCTTCCCAAAGATGAAGTGGTTTAA
- a CDS encoding Protein LemA (Product derived from UniProtKB/Swiss-Prot:A8AVK0;Gene name derived from UniProtKB/Swiss-Prot:A8AVK0) — translation MITLAIAVVIVLMIFWLIGVYNYLVRLKNQVQNSWAQISIQLQRRYDLIPNLVETVKGYMNYEKSTLEAVIQARSEAISAKDKLEQRGGPTGTGSIKELLAAEGTLKSALGHFFALAENYPQLKASEPMRGLQEELSTTENKIAFARQAYNDQVMNYNIAQQSFPSNLFSSILGFHPAELYDVENSEAKKSVKVSFE, via the coding sequence ATGATTACTTTAGCAATTGCGGTTGTGATTGTCTTAATGATTTTTTGGTTAATTGGTGTTTACAATTATCTTGTTCGCTTGAAAAATCAGGTCCAAAACTCATGGGCTCAAATATCAATACAGCTGCAAAGAAGATACGACTTAATCCCTAATCTTGTAGAGACTGTGAAAGGGTACATGAATTATGAAAAAAGCACTCTTGAAGCTGTTATCCAAGCAAGAAGTGAAGCAATTTCTGCTAAAGACAAGCTTGAGCAAAGAGGCGGCCCTACAGGCACAGGATCGATTAAGGAGCTTTTAGCAGCTGAAGGCACATTAAAAAGTGCTCTCGGTCATTTTTTTGCTTTGGCAGAAAACTATCCTCAGCTTAAAGCTAGTGAACCAATGAGGGGTTTACAAGAAGAGCTAAGCACAACAGAAAACAAAATTGCTTTCGCCAGGCAAGCTTATAATGACCAAGTGATGAATTACAATATCGCTCAACAATCCTTTCCTAGTAATCTTTTTTCATCCATTTTAGGGTTTCATCCTGCAGAGCTGTATGATGTTGAAAATTCTGAGGCAAAAAAATCCGTAAAAGTTTCTTTTGAATAG
- a CDS encoding hypothetical protein (Product derived from UniProtKB/Swiss-Prot:P44917;Gene name derived from UniProtKB/Trembl:Q6MDK3;Uncharacterized transporter HI_0883), with protein sequence MMDIKFLLRAFTEFVTLFLAFPAVFILGTYLTIKLKFIQLTKLKLSLICLLKKGDKAAGGISQYQALSAVLAGNFGAGNIPGMAMAMSSGGPGALIWMWLMAFLGASIQYASCLLGSKFSKMNDEKEHVGGPMYYLADGLGFKRLAALFSLFTIAAAISVGNIVQMNSILLPLNAMGVPPILPVLVFASLVSIVILGGVQRFARVVSSIVPAMAIMYLGTTILILVTHASLVMPALKMMFAAAFDFHAFVGGAIGAGTAKAISSGFDRGLFATDAGTGLVPILQSNAKSKHPVVNGIVTLVAPLLVMIVCTGTGLVLMVTGAWLEGDLVSSNMVTWAFNRGLNSGVGTYIVLLALLMFAYTTTLAWANCAERAVSYLWGLEKAYFFRYIYIAIIPSALFIPFDVIWAVSDFFICLMLCVNMIGVAFLSKHVIGESKNYFDVKEMEMEYSNA encoded by the coding sequence ATTATGGATATTAAATTTTTGCTGCGCGCTTTTACTGAATTTGTAACTTTATTTCTCGCATTCCCAGCAGTTTTTATCCTCGGAACCTACCTTACAATAAAACTCAAATTCATTCAGTTAACTAAGCTGAAGTTAAGCCTAATTTGCTTATTGAAAAAAGGAGATAAAGCAGCAGGGGGGATTTCCCAATATCAAGCACTTTCTGCAGTTTTAGCCGGTAATTTTGGTGCAGGTAACATTCCTGGTATGGCAATGGCTATGAGTTCTGGAGGCCCTGGCGCTTTAATTTGGATGTGGCTCATGGCGTTTCTAGGAGCTTCGATTCAGTATGCGAGTTGCCTACTAGGCAGTAAATTTAGCAAAATGAATGATGAAAAAGAACACGTTGGAGGTCCAATGTACTATTTGGCTGACGGGTTAGGCTTCAAACGTTTGGCAGCTCTTTTTTCACTATTCACAATTGCAGCAGCAATTTCTGTTGGAAATATTGTTCAGATGAATTCAATCTTACTTCCTTTAAACGCAATGGGAGTTCCTCCAATTTTGCCAGTTCTTGTTTTTGCTAGTTTAGTTAGCATAGTGATCCTTGGAGGAGTACAGCGATTTGCGCGAGTGGTCTCTTCTATTGTGCCTGCCATGGCTATTATGTATCTTGGCACAACGATTCTTATTCTTGTTACACATGCTAGCCTTGTGATGCCTGCTTTGAAAATGATGTTTGCCGCAGCCTTTGACTTCCATGCTTTTGTCGGGGGCGCAATTGGCGCTGGAACTGCTAAAGCAATCTCTTCTGGGTTTGATCGGGGTCTATTTGCTACAGATGCAGGAACTGGCCTAGTCCCCATTTTACAATCAAATGCTAAATCTAAACATCCTGTCGTGAATGGTATCGTCACCCTCGTTGCACCTCTCCTAGTAATGATTGTTTGCACGGGAACGGGTTTGGTATTAATGGTCACTGGGGCGTGGCTGGAAGGAGATCTAGTTAGCTCGAACATGGTTACTTGGGCTTTCAATAGAGGATTGAATAGTGGGGTTGGGACCTATATTGTTTTACTAGCATTATTAATGTTTGCTTATACAACAACACTTGCATGGGCAAATTGTGCAGAAAGAGCAGTTAGCTATCTTTGGGGCCTAGAAAAAGCCTATTTTTTCCGATACATTTACATTGCAATTATTCCGAGTGCGCTCTTTATTCCCTTTGATGTGATCTGGGCCGTATCGGATTTCTTTATTTGTCTCATGCTTTGTGTAAATATGATTGGTGTTGCGTTTCTATCAAAGCACGTTATTGGGGAAAGTAAGAATTATTTCGATGTGAAAGAGATGGAGATGGAGTATTCAAACGCATAG
- a CDS encoding hypothetical protein (Product derived from UniProtKB/Swiss-Prot:Q57180;Uncharacterized ABC transporter ATP-binding protein HI_1051): protein MRKKYFMEKLPKTLSSFIFHFIKKQWKWFLLAQLFCFGWSIDHTFWPLIIMSLIDTITVHANERHHAFQLLAPVLIFGGCLWVLVEICFRLSGIIFAKIVPKFEAQVRMAMYDYVMQHSYNYFTHHFSGSIANKIADMAQSLTHILQLVMMLFLPVFVAISIAIYFFAQVQWTFALILGSWIVIHMMICLLFAKKCDDYSHQHAEARSVLAGNIVDSLTNQINVKLFARQEYEMRYVSKFQDTEQSKHGASLWYIEKMKIYLGITAFIIAGVCLNGFMVYSWQNDWITAGEVVFIFNTSWNITMMAWIAGLEFPTLFKEIGVAKQALTIIQTPHSVVNKLGAKELKVARGDIIFDKVTFNYSQNYKLFHNKTVFIRAGEKVGLVGFSGSGKTSFINLILRHFDLESGKILIDDQNIAEVTLDSLHRNIAMIPQDATLFHRSLIENIRYGNLEASDKEVIEAAKKARCHDFIEKLPQQYETLVGERGTRLSGGQRQRISIARAILKNAPILILDEATSALDSVTEKYIQEDFQELMKGRTAIVVAHRLSTIVNMDRILVFDQGKVVEEGTHEELLNVNGFYAKMWAMQAGGFLPDYIDDASKV, encoded by the coding sequence TTGCGGAAAAAATATTTTATGGAAAAACTGCCCAAAACTTTATCTTCGTTTATTTTTCACTTTATAAAAAAACAGTGGAAATGGTTTCTTTTAGCTCAGCTTTTTTGCTTTGGCTGGTCTATCGACCATACTTTTTGGCCCCTCATTATCATGAGCCTTATTGACACGATTACAGTCCACGCCAATGAGCGCCATCACGCTTTTCAATTATTAGCCCCTGTACTCATTTTTGGCGGATGCCTTTGGGTTTTGGTAGAAATCTGCTTTAGACTCTCGGGGATTATTTTTGCAAAAATAGTTCCTAAGTTTGAAGCCCAAGTTCGCATGGCCATGTATGACTACGTAATGCAACATTCTTATAATTATTTTACGCATCATTTTTCAGGAAGCATTGCCAATAAGATTGCAGATATGGCTCAATCGCTAACGCACATTTTACAGCTTGTTATGATGCTGTTTTTGCCAGTTTTCGTGGCTATTAGCATTGCCATTTACTTTTTTGCCCAGGTCCAATGGACCTTTGCATTAATTTTGGGTAGCTGGATTGTTATACATATGATGATTTGCTTATTGTTTGCCAAAAAATGTGATGACTACTCACATCAGCATGCTGAGGCAAGAAGCGTCCTTGCAGGTAATATCGTTGATAGTCTGACAAACCAGATTAATGTGAAATTATTTGCCCGACAAGAATATGAAATGAGGTATGTCTCAAAATTCCAAGATACCGAACAAAGTAAGCACGGGGCTTCTTTATGGTATATTGAAAAAATGAAAATCTATTTAGGGATAACAGCATTTATCATTGCAGGTGTCTGCTTAAATGGATTCATGGTTTATAGCTGGCAAAACGACTGGATTACCGCTGGCGAGGTTGTTTTCATTTTTAATACCAGCTGGAACATCACAATGATGGCCTGGATAGCAGGGTTAGAATTTCCTACCTTATTTAAAGAGATTGGTGTTGCCAAGCAAGCTTTGACTATTATCCAGACACCTCACTCTGTTGTTAATAAGCTTGGTGCAAAAGAACTTAAGGTCGCGCGAGGCGATATTATTTTCGATAAAGTTACTTTTAACTATAGCCAAAACTATAAACTTTTCCACAATAAAACGGTTTTCATCCGAGCAGGAGAAAAGGTTGGCCTAGTCGGTTTTTCAGGTTCAGGAAAAACTTCCTTTATCAATCTAATTCTCAGACATTTTGATTTGGAAAGCGGGAAGATTCTCATCGATGATCAAAATATTGCTGAAGTCACTCTCGACTCGCTTCACCGCAACATTGCCATGATCCCTCAGGATGCAACTTTGTTTCATCGCAGCTTAATTGAAAATATTCGTTATGGCAATTTGGAAGCATCAGATAAAGAAGTCATTGAAGCGGCTAAAAAAGCTCGTTGCCATGACTTTATTGAAAAGCTACCGCAGCAATACGAAACTTTAGTGGGAGAAAGAGGAACTAGGCTATCCGGGGGCCAAAGGCAGCGTATTTCAATAGCTCGGGCAATACTAAAAAACGCACCGATCTTAATCCTAGATGAAGCAACCTCTGCCCTCGATTCAGTAACAGAAAAGTACATTCAAGAAGATTTTCAAGAGCTAATGAAAGGGCGGACAGCCATTGTTGTCGCTCACCGATTATCTACCATTGTTAATATGGATCGCATTCTTGTTTTTGATCAGGGCAAAGTTGTAGAAGAAGGCACTCATGAAGAATTGCTGAATGTGAATGGTTTCTATGCCAAAATGTGGGCAATGCAGGCTGGAGGCTTCCTTCCAGATTATATCGATGATGCTTCGAAAGTTTAA
- a CDS encoding putative protein YyaL (Product derived from UniProtKB/Swiss-Prot:P37512;Gene name derived from UniProtKB/Swiss-Prot:P37512; Uncharacterized protein YyaL) — protein sequence MSEHYLYTNRLINEKSPYLLQHAHNPVDWYPWGAEAFITAKELDKPIFLSIGYATCHWCHNMEKESFENLEIAEQLNEVFINIKVDREELPEVDALYMEFAQSMMSGSAGWPLNVILTPNLEPFFAATYLPPQTNHGLMGLRELIERVHDVWHGEEREKIMQQASKIVEVFAENIHSRGDELPSKAQVKETAELIFKLADPIYGGLKGIPKFPIGYQYSFLAKYAATWQDSRALFLVERTLDMMQRGGIYDHLSGGFSRYSVDEKWLIPHFEKMLYDNALLAQAYTETWQLTKKPLFKEISSQVLDYVLGEMTSEQGGFYSAEDADSEGKEGFFYTWYYDDILRILGRENAQAFIDYYGISEEGNFDGKNVLNIKLRIEEFAQKHKIDPQHLKVTLETQRKILLNERNKRIHPFKDDKILSSWNGLMLNAFAEAGAAFQEPKYTKIAVQTADFIKNKLWGNGKLLRRWRDGEGLYNAGLDEYAFMIRSLITLFEIGAGSEWLFWAMEMADILQKQFKVEGGAFFQTDGQDPNIILRKCHYADGAEPSGNAIHTDNLLRLYHLTDDENYLNQAEDVLKAVKRYIDNYAPGYGYHVMNVNRYHDQHSPNIVVALNHKREHFSTLQTVIFQHFIPHRTVSWLKEEDIQLKERIPSIAAYMPKEGKTTLYVCYQGVCQSPISDLNEMISAIQKL from the coding sequence ATGTCAGAACACTATTTATATACAAATAGACTCATTAATGAGAAATCCCCTTACCTTCTTCAACATGCCCATAATCCAGTAGATTGGTATCCCTGGGGGGCAGAGGCCTTCATTACAGCAAAAGAACTCGATAAGCCCATTTTTCTTTCAATAGGTTATGCAACTTGCCATTGGTGTCATAATATGGAAAAAGAATCCTTCGAAAACTTGGAGATAGCCGAGCAATTGAATGAAGTCTTTATCAATATCAAAGTAGATCGTGAGGAACTTCCTGAGGTCGATGCCCTTTACATGGAATTTGCCCAAAGCATGATGTCGGGGTCTGCAGGCTGGCCTCTTAACGTAATTTTAACGCCAAACTTGGAACCTTTTTTTGCTGCCACTTATTTGCCGCCTCAAACAAATCATGGATTAATGGGACTTCGAGAACTTATTGAAAGAGTTCATGATGTTTGGCATGGGGAGGAGCGCGAAAAAATTATGCAACAGGCTTCTAAAATTGTAGAAGTCTTTGCGGAGAATATTCATTCTAGAGGAGATGAATTGCCCTCAAAAGCTCAAGTAAAGGAAACTGCTGAGTTGATTTTCAAGCTTGCCGATCCGATTTATGGTGGGTTAAAAGGGATTCCCAAGTTTCCTATAGGTTATCAATACAGTTTTTTGGCCAAGTATGCCGCAACTTGGCAAGATAGCCGAGCTCTTTTCCTTGTAGAAAGAACATTAGATATGATGCAAAGAGGAGGGATTTATGACCATCTTAGCGGTGGGTTTTCAAGGTATAGCGTAGATGAAAAATGGTTAATTCCGCACTTTGAAAAGATGTTATACGATAATGCTCTGCTCGCACAGGCCTATACCGAAACTTGGCAATTAACAAAAAAGCCCCTATTTAAGGAGATCTCATCTCAAGTACTAGACTATGTTCTAGGGGAAATGACATCGGAGCAGGGGGGCTTTTATTCTGCTGAAGATGCAGATTCCGAAGGTAAAGAAGGTTTTTTCTACACTTGGTATTATGATGATATTCTTAGAATTCTCGGTAGGGAGAATGCCCAAGCGTTTATAGATTATTATGGAATAAGCGAAGAGGGCAACTTTGATGGAAAAAATGTCCTTAATATTAAGCTACGGATAGAAGAATTTGCTCAAAAACATAAGATAGATCCACAACATCTGAAGGTAACGCTCGAGACACAGCGGAAAATTTTATTGAATGAGAGGAATAAACGTATTCACCCCTTCAAAGATGATAAAATCCTCAGTTCATGGAATGGATTGATGTTAAATGCTTTTGCTGAAGCTGGAGCTGCGTTTCAAGAACCGAAGTACACAAAAATTGCGGTACAAACAGCTGATTTTATTAAAAATAAGCTGTGGGGTAACGGAAAATTATTAAGGAGGTGGCGTGATGGAGAGGGGCTTTACAATGCAGGTTTAGATGAATATGCCTTTATGATTCGAAGTCTTATAACCCTTTTCGAAATTGGGGCTGGCTCGGAATGGCTTTTTTGGGCGATGGAAATGGCTGATATACTGCAAAAGCAATTTAAAGTGGAAGGAGGGGCTTTTTTCCAAACGGATGGACAGGATCCAAATATTATTTTAAGAAAATGCCACTATGCAGATGGCGCAGAGCCTTCTGGCAATGCTATTCATACAGACAATTTATTAAGGCTCTACCATCTCACGGACGATGAAAACTATTTAAATCAAGCTGAAGATGTATTGAAAGCCGTAAAGAGGTATATTGACAATTACGCTCCAGGTTATGGCTATCATGTGATGAATGTTAATCGCTACCACGATCAACACTCTCCGAATATAGTAGTTGCTTTAAACCATAAACGTGAGCATTTTAGCACATTACAAACAGTGATTTTTCAACATTTCATCCCTCATAGAACTGTCTCGTGGCTAAAAGAGGAAGATATACAATTAAAAGAGCGTATTCCTAGTATTGCTGCATATATGCCAAAAGAGGGAAAGACAACCTTGTATGTTTGCTATCAAGGAGTTT